A single genomic interval of Flavihumibacter rivuli harbors:
- the ispE gene encoding 4-(cytidine 5'-diphospho)-2-C-methyl-D-erythritol kinase, with protein sequence MIVFPNCKINIGLLVLGKREDGYHDLETIFYPVPINDALEAVRAPELSFSTSGLAINGTNEDNLCVKAYQLLQERHGISPVKMHLHKAIPMGAGLGGGSADGAFTLLLLNQLFQLQLDKDTLISYALELGSDCPFFIINQPVVATGRGEIMTPVSLPQLRGKHIVLVNPGIHISTGEAFSMVQPRGASGQLAKVPDLPVDQWQGIAINDFEGALIPEYTTTREIRDMLYTKGALFASMTGTGSTVYGIFDKAPDQPGNWFPSNWTVISQPL encoded by the coding sequence TTGATAGTTTTTCCAAATTGCAAGATCAATATTGGTTTACTTGTTCTGGGTAAACGGGAAGATGGTTACCATGACCTGGAAACCATTTTTTATCCTGTCCCCATTAATGATGCCCTCGAAGCAGTAAGGGCCCCCGAACTTTCCTTCTCCACCAGTGGTCTGGCTATAAATGGTACAAATGAGGACAACCTCTGCGTGAAGGCCTATCAACTATTACAGGAAAGACATGGCATATCGCCGGTAAAAATGCACTTGCACAAGGCCATTCCCATGGGTGCCGGTCTTGGCGGTGGTTCAGCCGATGGTGCTTTCACCCTTTTGCTCCTCAACCAGCTGTTCCAGCTTCAACTTGATAAGGATACATTGATCAGTTATGCATTGGAATTGGGCAGTGACTGTCCTTTCTTTATTATCAATCAACCTGTGGTCGCTACAGGAAGGGGCGAGATCATGACACCTGTTTCCCTCCCCCAACTCCGGGGAAAGCATATTGTCCTGGTAAATCCCGGCATCCATATCAGTACAGGCGAGGCATTCAGCATGGTCCAGCCCAGGGGGGCATCCGGCCAGTTGGCAAAAGTTCCCGATTTGCCGGTCGATCAATGGCAAGGAATTGCCATCAATGATTTTGAAGGAGCCCTTATTCCGGAATATACCACCACCAGGGAAATCAGGGATATGCTATACACCAAAGGCGCACTCTTTGCTTCCATGACCGGGACGGGATCAACCGTTTACGGTATTTTTGACAAAGCCCCGGACCAGCCAGGGAACTGGTTTCCGTCCAATTGGACAGTGATTTCCCAACCCCTCTGA
- a CDS encoding electron transfer flavoprotein subunit alpha/FixB family protein, whose translation MSVLVFIDQSEGHIKKSSFEAASYAAAVAAQLGTHAEAVVLGAVSDNLGTLGNYGIQKVHHADIDSLNSLDAQAYTKAIAQAVEASGATVVVLSNNTNGKAIAPRLSARLKAGLVAGAVALPDTSNGFVVKKGVFSGKAFANIAINTPIKILALTPNAFSVKTVEGTAEVASFSPAVDAPRVKVTATNKVVGQVPLSEAELVISGGRGLKGPENWGMIEDLANLLGAATACSRAVADAHWRPHHEHVGQTGGAIAPNLYFAVGISGAIQHLAGVNRSKVIVVINKDPEAPFFKAADYGIVGDAFEVMPKIIDAVKKLKGVA comes from the coding sequence ATGTCAGTATTAGTTTTTATAGACCAATCCGAAGGTCATATCAAGAAATCTTCCTTTGAAGCTGCCAGCTATGCTGCTGCAGTTGCTGCCCAACTGGGTACCCATGCCGAAGCTGTAGTGCTGGGAGCCGTTAGTGATAACCTGGGCACACTGGGCAATTACGGAATCCAAAAAGTACATCATGCCGATATCGATAGCCTAAACAGTTTGGATGCCCAGGCCTACACAAAAGCTATTGCACAAGCTGTAGAAGCATCTGGTGCCACTGTTGTGGTCCTCTCTAACAATACCAATGGCAAGGCCATTGCCCCCAGGCTTTCAGCCCGATTGAAGGCAGGACTTGTTGCCGGCGCGGTAGCCCTCCCTGATACCAGCAATGGCTTTGTGGTGAAGAAGGGTGTATTCAGCGGAAAGGCATTTGCCAATATTGCTATTAATACCCCTATAAAAATACTTGCCCTTACGCCCAATGCCTTTTCTGTCAAAACTGTTGAGGGAACGGCTGAAGTTGCAAGCTTCTCCCCTGCTGTAGATGCCCCAAGGGTTAAGGTAACCGCTACCAATAAAGTGGTTGGACAAGTACCGCTGAGTGAGGCTGAGCTGGTGATCAGTGGAGGTCGCGGCTTGAAAGGTCCCGAGAACTGGGGCATGATAGAAGACCTCGCTAACCTGCTTGGTGCAGCTACCGCATGCAGTCGGGCTGTTGCCGATGCCCACTGGCGTCCACACCACGAGCATGTTGGCCAGACCGGTGGAGCCATTGCCCCCAACCTGTATTTCGCAGTAGGAATTTCCGGTGCGATCCAGCACCTGGCAGGTGTCAACCGCAGTAAGGTAATTGTAGTGATCAATAAGGATCCGGAAGCTCCATTCTTCAAAGCCGCTGATTACGGCATCGTAGGCGATGCATTTGAAGTGATGCCGAAGATCATTGACGCAGTAAAAAAACTAAAAGGCGTAGCCTGA
- a CDS encoding bifunctional nuclease family protein — protein sequence MRKIELEIVALSHSITQTHSYAVVLGEVNGLRRLPIVIGGFEAQAIAVALEKMQPSRPLTHDLMKNFMSAFNVDLTEIVITDLQEGIFYSKLVCVSEHDTVEIDSRTSDALALAVRFGCPIYTYENILDSAGIMMEDSGKKKKATATTAQEKEPTGHEELQSMSLEELNTLLEEVLEQEDYIKAIAIRDEINRRKKD from the coding sequence ATGAGGAAGATAGAACTGGAAATAGTAGCCCTTTCACACAGCATTACCCAAACGCATTCCTATGCGGTTGTACTTGGTGAAGTTAATGGTCTTCGTCGCCTTCCAATTGTCATTGGCGGCTTTGAAGCCCAGGCTATTGCTGTAGCATTGGAAAAGATGCAGCCCAGCCGTCCCCTTACCCATGACCTGATGAAGAACTTCATGAGTGCCTTCAATGTGGACCTCACAGAGATCGTGATCACGGACCTCCAGGAAGGCATTTTCTATTCCAAGCTGGTTTGTGTAAGTGAGCACGATACGGTTGAGATTGATTCAAGGACTTCAGATGCCCTGGCCCTTGCCGTACGCTTTGGCTGTCCCATCTACACTTACGAGAATATCCTCGACAGCGCAGGCATCATGATGGAAGATAGTGGCAAGAAGAAAAAGGCCACTGCTACCACTGCACAGGAAAAAGAACCTACCGGTCATGAAGAATTGCAATCCATGAGCCTGGAAGAGTTGAATACCCTCCTGGAAGAAGTGCTGGAACAGGAAGATTATATCAAGGCCATTGCTATCAGGGACGAGATCAACCGCAGAAAGAAAGACTAA
- a CDS encoding nucleoside phosphorylase has protein sequence MKPIASSELIINGRGAIYHLDLRPEELATTIITVGDPDRVKEVSKHFDTIEFQAQHREFITHTGYIGKKRVSVVSTGIGPDNIDIVLNELDALANIDFETRTIKPELTSLNIIRIGTSGSLQEDIPVDGFVAGTHGLGIDNLLNYYRHEQNDEEKLLLQAFSTQTQFHHNFSNPYISSASAGLLKHFVDGFHHGITVTCPGFYGPQGRVLRLGLSNPELVDRLTGFRYGQHRISNFEMETSAIYGLGKLMGHHCLSLNAIVANRVARTFSKDGQAAVNNLIVKSLGIIEQIA, from the coding sequence ATGAAACCTATTGCATCATCTGAACTAATTATTAATGGAAGGGGTGCCATTTACCATCTGGACCTTCGTCCGGAAGAACTGGCGACAACTATTATTACGGTGGGCGACCCCGACCGGGTGAAAGAGGTCAGCAAACATTTTGATACTATTGAGTTCCAGGCACAGCACCGTGAATTCATTACCCACACCGGTTATATCGGCAAGAAAAGGGTCTCGGTAGTTTCAACCGGCATAGGGCCAGATAACATTGACATAGTATTGAATGAACTGGACGCCCTGGCCAATATCGACTTTGAAACCCGTACCATCAAACCGGAACTCACTTCATTAAATATTATCCGTATCGGCACATCGGGTTCACTCCAGGAAGATATTCCTGTAGATGGTTTTGTAGCGGGAACCCATGGGCTCGGTATAGACAACCTGCTCAATTATTACCGTCATGAGCAAAACGATGAGGAGAAATTATTGCTGCAGGCTTTTAGTACCCAGACCCAATTCCACCACAATTTTTCCAACCCCTATATCAGTTCTGCCTCCGCCGGCCTGCTGAAACATTTTGTTGATGGCTTCCACCATGGCATCACCGTTACCTGCCCCGGCTTCTATGGCCCACAGGGAAGGGTACTAAGGCTTGGACTCAGCAACCCGGAGTTGGTTGACCGGTTAACCGGTTTTCGTTACGGGCAACACCGGATCAGTAATTTCGAAATGGAAACATCGGCTATCTATGGCCTGGGTAAACTGATGGGACATCATTGCCTTAGCCTGAATGCCATTGTTGCCAACCGGGTGGCCCGGACCTTTTCAAAGGATGGACAAGCCGCCGTCAATAACCTGATCGTTAAATCACTGGGAATAATTGAGCAGATCGCTTGA
- a CDS encoding electron transfer flavoprotein subunit beta/FixA family protein: MKILVCISKTPDTTAKIAFTENNTKFAADGVQWIINPYDEWYALVRAIELKEKDPSTTIHLITVGAADAEPIIRKALALGGDEAIRVNLESHDSFTIASQIASVAKDGGYDLVFTGKETIDYNGSSIGGMVAELLDMPYVSLATRFDLNGSTASITREIEGGEETAEVGLPVVVSCQKGMAEQRIPNMKGIMGARTKPLKVVEPVAVDALTSISSFELPPAKAGVKLVSADTPEELVRLLHEEAKVF; the protein is encoded by the coding sequence ATGAAAATTTTAGTTTGTATTAGCAAAACGCCGGATACCACGGCAAAAATAGCCTTCACTGAGAACAACACGAAATTCGCAGCTGATGGCGTACAATGGATCATCAATCCATACGATGAATGGTATGCATTGGTGCGTGCGATCGAATTAAAGGAAAAGGATCCCTCCACCACCATTCACCTCATTACAGTTGGAGCAGCAGATGCCGAACCCATTATCCGTAAAGCCCTTGCCCTGGGTGGCGATGAAGCCATCAGGGTCAACCTGGAAAGCCACGACAGTTTCACCATCGCCAGCCAGATCGCCTCTGTAGCGAAGGATGGCGGCTATGACCTGGTGTTTACCGGTAAGGAAACCATTGATTACAATGGATCATCCATAGGAGGTATGGTGGCGGAATTGCTGGACATGCCTTATGTTTCCCTCGCCACCAGGTTTGACCTGAATGGCTCAACAGCCTCCATTACCCGCGAGATCGAAGGCGGTGAGGAAACTGCTGAAGTGGGCCTGCCGGTAGTGGTAAGTTGCCAGAAAGGTATGGCTGAACAAAGGATCCCCAATATGAAAGGCATCATGGGAGCAAGAACCAAGCCCCTCAAGGTGGTTGAACCTGTGGCTGTTGACGCCCTCACCAGCATCAGTTCTTTTGAACTTCCTCCTGCCAAGGCTGGCGTAAAGCTGGTTTCAGCCGATACTCCGGAAGAACTGGTAAGGTTACTCCACGAAGAAGCAAAAGTATTCTAA
- a CDS encoding rhomboid family intramembrane serine protease, whose product MISITLTIIILTGVISFTAFNNEKIREDLLFWPAQINSRNQYYRFLSCGFIHADIMHLAFNMISLYSFGEFVEIYLFSHPALFGNKAKLVYLGLYVLAIIVSVLPDYFKYRNNYAYRALGASGAVSAVIFSGILLQPNIPINLFFIPIDIPGYIFGFIFLGLSAFMAKRGGDNIGHMAHFSGAIFGVLYTIIMAKVIANYDVMKVFIEAVTGR is encoded by the coding sequence ATGATTAGCATTACCCTAACGATCATTATCCTAACCGGCGTAATTTCTTTCACCGCCTTCAATAACGAAAAAATAAGGGAAGACCTTCTGTTCTGGCCTGCTCAGATCAATTCCCGTAACCAGTATTACCGTTTCCTTTCCTGTGGATTCATCCATGCCGATATCATGCACCTGGCCTTTAACATGATCTCCCTTTATTCCTTTGGTGAATTCGTAGAGATCTACCTGTTCTCACACCCTGCCCTTTTTGGCAACAAGGCCAAACTGGTTTACCTTGGACTTTATGTCCTTGCCATTATCGTATCGGTGTTACCGGACTATTTTAAATACAGGAATAACTATGCCTACCGTGCCTTAGGTGCATCCGGTGCTGTATCAGCCGTTATCTTTTCAGGGATCCTCCTGCAACCCAATATCCCTATCAATCTGTTCTTTATCCCGATAGATATCCCAGGCTATATTTTTGGTTTCATCTTCCTTGGACTCTCTGCTTTTATGGCCAAACGTGGGGGCGATAATATTGGCCATATGGCGCATTTCAGTGGCGCTATTTTCGGGGTATTGTATACCATTATCATGGCCAAGGTCATTGCGAACTATGATGTCATGAAGGTATTTATCGAAGCAGTTACCGGGCGATAA
- a CDS encoding VIT1/CCC1 transporter family protein translates to MDTHLHHDHIESHLQSSDLITDVVIGMSDGLTVPFALAAGLSGAVDSTSLIVIAGLAEIAAGSIAMGLGGYLAGKTEIDHYNSELKREYDEVEKVPEREKAEVKEFFANLGFSEALQHEAVKEMTKDKDKWVDFMMKYELGLDKPDPTRARKSAFNIGISYIIGGIVPLTPYFFVDDTLQALKYSTLITLLCLFIFGYFKSKVTGVNPWWGALRVTLIGAAAAACAFGVARLIESA, encoded by the coding sequence ATGGATACCCATCTTCACCACGACCATATCGAAAGCCACCTGCAGAGTTCTGACCTGATCACGGATGTAGTGATCGGCATGAGCGATGGCCTTACCGTACCCTTTGCATTGGCCGCCGGCCTTAGCGGGGCAGTTGATTCCACCAGTCTCATTGTAATTGCAGGTTTGGCAGAGATCGCTGCCGGTTCCATTGCCATGGGATTGGGGGGATACCTGGCTGGCAAAACAGAAATTGACCACTACAATAGCGAACTCAAGCGGGAATATGATGAAGTGGAAAAGGTACCGGAGCGGGAAAAAGCGGAAGTGAAAGAATTCTTTGCGAACCTTGGGTTCAGTGAAGCACTGCAGCATGAAGCAGTGAAAGAAATGACGAAGGACAAGGACAAGTGGGTCGATTTTATGATGAAATACGAACTTGGACTAGACAAGCCCGATCCTACAAGGGCAAGGAAAAGCGCCTTCAATATTGGCATCTCTTACATAATCGGCGGTATAGTACCACTTACCCCTTACTTTTTTGTGGATGACACCCTTCAAGCACTTAAATACTCTACCCTTATTACGCTGTTATGCTTGTTCATTTTTGGTTATTTCAAAAGCAAGGTAACGGGGGTAAATCCCTGGTGGGGCGCACTGAGGGTAACCCTGATCGGTGCAGCAGCCGCAGCCTGTGCCTTTGGGGTAGCAAGACTGATCGAATCTGCTTAA
- a CDS encoding 23S rRNA (pseudouridine(1915)-N(3))-methyltransferase RlmH — MRIQLWSIGKAHDSSTRAAIDDFTKRASRYYPCEWKLINSPKITEPNALKKAEGQLILGALQKDDYLVLLDERGKQISSPELAMLLQQRANESTRTLVFLIGGAFGVDAAVQQRANFSWSLSKLVFPHQIVRLVLAEQVYRACTILRNEKYHHE, encoded by the coding sequence ATGCGCATTCAATTATGGTCGATCGGCAAGGCACACGATAGCAGCACCAGAGCCGCCATTGATGATTTTACAAAAAGGGCAAGCAGGTATTATCCCTGTGAATGGAAACTCATCAATTCCCCAAAGATCACGGAGCCCAATGCATTGAAAAAAGCAGAAGGACAACTCATCCTTGGCGCCTTACAGAAAGATGATTATTTGGTGTTACTGGATGAAAGGGGCAAGCAAATCAGCTCCCCGGAGCTGGCCATGCTACTACAACAAAGGGCCAATGAAAGCACCAGGACGCTGGTATTCCTGATCGGTGGCGCATTTGGTGTGGATGCTGCCGTTCAGCAAAGGGCCAATTTTTCCTGGAGTCTTTCCAAACTGGTCTTCCCCCACCAGATCGTTCGTCTTGTACTTGCAGAACAGGTATACAGGGCCTGCACCATCCTCAGGAACGAAAAATATCACCATGAGTAG
- the dapF gene encoding diaminopimelate epimerase, giving the protein MDLHFYKYQGTGNDFVILDNRKGEYEGLSTRQIHFLCDRRFGIGADGLMLLNKKEGYDFEMKYYNSDGHEGSMCGNGGRCLVKFAFHSGIVRTNYVFSAIDGDHHAEIDEHGIVRLKMKDVDQVLEHHGDAVLNTGSPHYVKAVRNLAEFDVFHKGREIRNSEAFREEGINVNFVEVQSKDEIMVRTYERGVEDETLSCGTGVTACALVNYHNEYGFNDVTVHTRGGRLSVEFDRNEDGTYTNVYLCGPAEKVFEGDITLP; this is encoded by the coding sequence ATGGACTTGCATTTTTACAAATACCAGGGCACAGGAAATGACTTCGTTATACTCGACAACCGAAAAGGAGAGTATGAAGGCCTAAGCACCAGGCAGATCCACTTCCTTTGTGACCGAAGGTTCGGGATCGGGGCAGATGGCCTGATGTTACTGAACAAGAAAGAAGGCTATGACTTTGAAATGAAGTATTATAATTCAGATGGTCATGAAGGCAGCATGTGTGGCAATGGAGGCCGTTGCCTTGTAAAATTTGCATTCCATAGTGGCATAGTGCGCACCAACTATGTTTTCAGTGCGATCGATGGCGACCATCATGCGGAAATAGATGAGCATGGAATTGTGAGGTTAAAGATGAAGGATGTTGACCAGGTGCTGGAACACCATGGTGATGCTGTGTTAAATACCGGCTCCCCGCATTATGTAAAAGCTGTCCGGAACCTGGCAGAATTCGATGTTTTCCATAAAGGCCGGGAGATAAGGAACAGTGAGGCATTCCGGGAAGAAGGCATTAATGTCAATTTTGTCGAGGTCCAGTCAAAGGATGAGATCATGGTAAGAACCTACGAGAGGGGCGTAGAAGATGAAACATTAAGTTGTGGAACCGGGGTCACCGCCTGTGCACTTGTCAATTATCACAATGAGTATGGGTTTAACGACGTGACCGTACACACCCGTGGCGGAAGGCTTTCGGTTGAGTTTGACCGTAATGAGGACGGCACCTATACCAATGTGTATCTATGCGGGCCGGCCGAGAAGGTATTTGAAGGGGATATTACCCTGCCCTGA
- a CDS encoding tetratricopeptide repeat protein, protein MERINKILEYLQASPEDSFLQHALALEYVKLGDDEKARGLFEKILTHEPGYVGSYYHLAKLLERTGETDLAIQWYEKGMEAARSKGDHHALGELRSAYEELTF, encoded by the coding sequence ATGGAAAGAATCAACAAAATACTTGAATACCTGCAGGCCAGTCCGGAGGACAGTTTTTTACAACATGCACTGGCATTGGAATATGTAAAGCTTGGGGACGATGAAAAGGCCAGGGGGCTTTTCGAGAAGATCCTGACCCATGAACCAGGTTATGTAGGGTCTTATTATCATTTGGCCAAACTTCTGGAAAGGACTGGGGAAACTGATCTTGCTATCCAATGGTATGAGAAAGGGATGGAGGCGGCCAGGTCCAAGGGGGACCATCACGCATTAGGGGAATTGCGTTCTGCTTATGAGGAGCTTACTTTTTAG
- the rocD gene encoding ornithine--oxo-acid transaminase, producing METTIALSEKTQYYLDLEDKYGAHNYHPIPVVLAKGQGVFLWDVDGKRYYDFLSGYSAVNQGHCHPKIIQALVSQAEVLTLTSRAFYNNLLGEYERYITHYFGYDKVLPMNTGVEGGETAIKLARRWGYVKKGIPDNKAKIIFAENNFWGRTMAAISSSTDPSSYSKFGPYMPGFELVPYNNLPALEKALQDPHVAAFMVEPIQGEAGVVVPDEGYLKGVRELCSQYNVLFIADEIQTGLARTGKMLACDHENVRPDILILGKALSGGTLPVSAVLADDEVMMNIKPGEHGSTYGGNPLACRVAMAALEVLKEEKMAEHAEKMGQLLRDELAGLNSPYIATIRGRGLLNAIVIKHENPEAAWDLCLKLKEEGLLAKPTHGDKIRFAPPLVITADQIKECVAIIGKCLQSLG from the coding sequence ATGGAAACAACTATTGCATTATCTGAAAAGACCCAATATTATTTAGACCTCGAAGACAAATACGGTGCACACAACTACCACCCCATTCCTGTTGTACTGGCAAAAGGCCAGGGCGTTTTCCTATGGGATGTAGATGGGAAAAGGTATTACGATTTCCTCAGTGGCTATAGCGCCGTTAACCAGGGTCATTGCCATCCGAAGATCATCCAGGCCCTCGTTAGCCAGGCTGAAGTACTTACCCTTACCTCCAGGGCCTTCTACAATAACCTGCTGGGTGAATACGAGCGGTATATCACCCATTATTTCGGTTACGACAAGGTATTGCCCATGAATACAGGGGTTGAAGGTGGCGAGACCGCCATCAAACTGGCCCGTCGCTGGGGGTATGTTAAGAAGGGCATTCCCGATAACAAAGCCAAGATCATTTTTGCCGAGAATAATTTCTGGGGACGGACGATGGCTGCCATCTCCTCCTCCACTGACCCCAGCAGCTACAGTAAGTTCGGGCCATATATGCCAGGTTTTGAACTAGTACCCTATAACAACCTGCCGGCATTGGAAAAAGCGCTTCAGGATCCCCATGTAGCCGCCTTCATGGTAGAACCCATCCAGGGTGAAGCCGGTGTAGTGGTGCCTGATGAAGGCTACCTGAAAGGTGTGCGTGAACTTTGCAGCCAATACAACGTACTCTTCATTGCTGATGAGATCCAGACCGGCCTTGCCCGCACAGGTAAGATGCTGGCCTGCGACCACGAGAATGTTCGACCCGACATCCTCATTCTGGGTAAGGCCCTGAGTGGCGGAACCTTGCCGGTTAGTGCCGTTCTTGCCGATGACGAGGTTATGATGAACATCAAACCGGGTGAACATGGATCTACATATGGCGGCAACCCCTTGGCTTGCCGTGTGGCCATGGCTGCCCTGGAAGTATTGAAGGAAGAAAAAATGGCGGAACACGCAGAGAAGATGGGACAATTGCTCCGCGATGAATTGGCCGGGTTGAATTCACCCTATATTGCCACCATCCGCGGAAGGGGATTATTGAATGCCATTGTGATCAAACACGAGAATCCAGAAGCAGCTTGGGACCTTTGCCTTAAATTGAAGGAAGAAGGTTTGCTGGCCAAACCAACCCATGGCGACAAGATCCGCTTTGCCCCACCATTGGTCATCACCGCTGACCAGATCAAGGAATGCGTTGCCATTATCGGTAAATGCCTCCAATCCCTGGGTTGA
- the tilS gene encoding tRNA lysidine(34) synthetase TilS yields MHRLTGEFRRFIVSEGLFAKEHRLLVAVSGGVDSVVLCHLLREEGYSFAIAHANFGLRGEESEGDETFVKDLARDLGVEVHTRKFNTEDFRKEQGLSIQEAARYLRYHWFGELLQAESKQCAFHCIVTAHHKDDQAETLLLHLLRGTGVDGLRGMLPRQGYIARPLLCAGKEELVDFAKEHNLNWREDSSNATDKYTRNFIRQRILPSMQAQFPKVVDVLDETAYRFRFIADYYHDSMARTLSKLVVHKGKEELVPVNKLATLPGIYAILYEWLSPKGFSSAQVKEVMRLMQSQTGRMVQATGHRVIRNRDWLVLTGLQQEESSLLVVDGQEGTIDLPNGLLRWKLCARPAGEIPSSPHKVWLDARELNFPLLARPWKNGDYFYPLGMPKKKKLARFLTDCKLSRQEKESTWVLEMDRKILWVIDQRIDDRFKVRSSTTEVLVLEFIAR; encoded by the coding sequence ATGCACAGATTAACAGGGGAATTCCGGAGGTTTATTGTGTCTGAGGGCTTGTTTGCCAAAGAACATCGTCTACTGGTAGCCGTAAGTGGCGGCGTGGACTCGGTGGTGCTTTGCCATCTGCTCCGTGAGGAAGGGTATTCCTTTGCTATTGCCCATGCCAATTTTGGCTTGCGTGGGGAAGAAAGTGAAGGAGATGAGACTTTCGTTAAAGACCTTGCCAGGGACCTGGGGGTAGAAGTGCACACCAGGAAGTTCAATACTGAGGACTTCAGAAAGGAACAAGGCCTTTCCATCCAGGAGGCCGCTAGGTATTTGCGCTACCACTGGTTTGGGGAATTGCTGCAGGCCGAAAGTAAACAATGTGCCTTTCATTGTATAGTGACAGCCCACCATAAGGATGACCAGGCCGAAACCCTATTGCTGCATTTGTTGCGGGGTACTGGTGTGGATGGACTGAGGGGAATGTTGCCCAGGCAGGGGTACATCGCAAGGCCGTTGCTTTGTGCCGGTAAGGAAGAATTGGTGGATTTTGCAAAGGAGCATAACCTGAATTGGCGGGAGGATAGTTCCAATGCAACAGATAAGTATACCCGAAATTTTATCCGCCAGCGAATATTGCCTTCTATGCAGGCACAATTCCCTAAAGTGGTAGATGTGCTGGATGAGACTGCATATCGTTTCAGGTTCATCGCGGATTATTACCACGACAGTATGGCTAGAACCCTGTCCAAACTGGTAGTGCACAAGGGTAAGGAAGAATTGGTGCCGGTCAATAAACTGGCTACCCTCCCGGGTATCTATGCCATTCTTTATGAATGGTTGTCGCCAAAGGGTTTTAGTTCCGCACAGGTAAAGGAAGTGATGCGATTGATGCAAAGCCAGACGGGCAGGATGGTACAGGCAACAGGACATAGGGTGATCCGTAACCGTGACTGGCTGGTGCTGACCGGCCTGCAGCAGGAGGAGTCCAGCCTTTTAGTTGTAGACGGACAAGAAGGAACCATTGATTTGCCCAATGGCTTGTTGCGATGGAAACTTTGCGCCAGGCCAGCTGGTGAGATCCCTTCTTCCCCCCATAAAGTTTGGTTGGATGCAAGGGAATTAAACTTCCCGCTTTTGGCAAGGCCCTGGAAGAATGGCGATTATTTTTATCCTCTGGGTATGCCCAAAAAGAAAAAGCTGGCAAGGTTCCTGACCGATTGCAAGCTGTCCAGACAGGAAAAGGAAAGTACCTGGGTACTGGAAATGGACAGGAAGATCCTCTGGGTCATTGACCAAAGGATAGATGACCGCTTCAAGGTCAGGAGTTCCACTACAGAAGTCTTGGTATTGGAATTTATCGCCCGGTAA